One part of the Carassius gibelio isolate Cgi1373 ecotype wild population from Czech Republic chromosome B6, carGib1.2-hapl.c, whole genome shotgun sequence genome encodes these proteins:
- the eif4enif1 gene encoding eukaryotic translation initiation factor 4E transporter isoform X3 — protein sequence MEKDENGENIVQMVKDSLVTSAYRYTKEELMEIKELPISNERPECLSEKYDSDGVWDPEKWHASLYPSSENGCPTEGYKKDYAEDRVPLKRRIADPRERLKDDDLEVVLSPQRRSFGGGCQVAPPALPRRPISPLENKENESLRLGGARRIGSGRIIASRVFERDARVDKERERDREREFKDKRFRRDFGDKRVFSERRRNDSYAEEEPEWFSGGPTSQSETIELIGFDDKILEDDKRRTKRSKKKPETVKEVECNGGLSVDPEVVQQSGADQEVPHAEVLPEQTHGEFDFDEFFNLEKTMPGLASMIEDVLADGPVMASRFSRWFSSNRSPSGSRSSSLRSTPHEELERLAGLEPHTGSLNQGTSLYFTPISSVERKEKVDILELLHKANIDLKPLLSTLNVNKAHLKESTNSGVVLSLEEVEVGLKGLKVQPEPAPSLPQKQPTGGGGTPFMVEHLEKALTEGSGAASRPRDPDMSAFNKLVSSMKQQSVDPALVPLSEAQVPASQQKNIFQELLVASHGPVPASMPGLVHHRTSPPLFPQRQDFFPGMPPATGFPAGPQNVLDQISDLHRARNTPQMRGLPMGVDQANLEALFQQELAVLNRPQYQQSYNKQAHEKAFRNRQTRMNCSPGPHLPGRASPGNTVTSVLSPSFTPTSVIKKMYESKEKSRDDPGSRPGSKEETMSFQNSQEDGPPSPSSFLEDVDISGPQTGGVKACSTPVPTLNRHSKDPDRPRPTSTTGHHTPTMMSSGPPSPFPRPQMYPVPLLPHVPLVRPPPQIHPSVMQKMLAQGIQPQPLGPTLLQTGIFPQAVDLSQLQGLPPALLGQPLYPLGTAGYPLMAPRTAGTHMQLAVMQQQLQQQQRPNLPVAPSGGPQSQSHGPHRTNHSQRRGGSPPLGLAKWFGSDVLQQPLPSMPSTKVISVDELEFHQ from the exons ATGGAGAAGGATGAAAATGGTGAAAACATAGTGCAAATGGTGAAGGACTCACTAGTAACCTCCGCCTATAGATATACCAAG GAAGAGCTTATGGAAATCAAAGAATTGCCCATTTCCAATGAGAGGCCAGAGTGTCTATCAGAGAAATATGACAG TGATGGGGTCTGGGACCCTGAAAAATGGCATGCCTCACTATATCCATCTTCGGAAAACGGCTGTCCAACAGAAGGATACAAGAAAGATTATGCAGAGGACAGAGTTCCGCTTAAACGCAGAATTGCAG ATCCTCGGGAACGTCTAAAAGATGATGACCTTGAGGTGGTTCTTAGTCCACAACGACGTAGTTTTGGTGGAGGTTGTCAAGTGGCACCCCCTGCCCTTCCTCGCCGCCCCATCAGCCCTCTTGAGAACAAAGAGAACGAGTCACTCCGTTTAGGGGGAGCTCGACGCATAGGGAGTGGCCGTATCATTGCATCACGTGTATTTGAGAGGGACGCACGAGTTGACAAGGAGAGGGAGCGAGACCGAGAACGTGAATTTAAGGACAAGAGATTTAGG CGAGACTTTGGAGACAAAAGAGTGTTCAGTGAGAGAAGAAGAAATGACTCTTATGCTGAAGAGGAGCCAGAGTGGTTCTCTGGTGGGCCCACTAGTCAGTCAGAGACCATTGAGCTCATTGGCTTTGATGACAAGATATTGGAGGACGACAAGCGGAGGACCAAGCGTTCTAAGAAGAAGCCAGAGACTGTTAAAGAAG TTGAATGTAATGGTGGGCTCTCTGTGGACCCTGAAGTAGTTCAACAGTCAGGAGCTGACCAAGAGGTTCCACATGCTGAGGTTCTTCCAGAGCAAACCCATGGAGAATTTGACTTCGATGAGTTCTTCAATCTTGAAAAAACCATGCCTGGCCTGGCTTCG ATGATTGAAGATGTTCTTGCTGATGGTCCGGTCATGGCCAGTCGTTTTAGCCGCTGGTTCTCCAGTAACAGAAGTCCCTCTGGCAGCCGCTCCAGCAGTCTACGTTCCACACCGCATGAGGAGTTGGAGAGATTAGCTG GTCTGGAACCTCATACTGGATCTCTAAATCAGGGTACGTCTTTGTACTTCACCCCCATCTCTTCAGTTGAACGCAAAGAGAAGGTGGATATTCTGGAGCTGCTGCATAAAGCCAACATTGACCTGAAACCGTTATTGTCCACTTTGAATGTCAACAAGGCTCACCTAAAGGAGAGCA CAAACTCGGGGGTGGTGCTGTCTTTGGAGGAAGTGGAGGTGGGTCTGAAGGGACTGAAGGTGCAGCCTGAACCAGCGCCATCATTACCTCAAAAACAGCCCACTGGAGGTGGGGGAACTCCCTTCATGGTGGAGCATCTGGAAAAGGCTCTGACAGAAGGATCTGGGGCTGCGTCACGGCCGCGAGACCCTGACATGTCTGCATTTAATAAGTTGGTGAGCTCCATGAAG CAGCAGTCAGTGGATCCTGCTCTTGTGCCCTTATCAGAGGCACAGGTACCTGCCTCTCAGCAGAAAAACATCTTTCAG GAATTATTGGTTGCCTCTCATGGCCCTGTTCCTGCCTCTATGCCTGGCCTCGTACACCACCGCACTTCACCCCCACTCTTCCCACAGAGACAGGACTTTTTTCCAGGCATGCCACCTGCAACAG GGTTCCCTGCTGGCCCACAAAATGTGTTGGATCAAATTTCAGACTTGCATCGGGCCAGGAATACACCACAG ATGAGAGGTTTGCCAATGGGAGTGGACCAGGCCAATCTGGAAGCATTGTTTCAGCAGGAACTGGCAGTTCTTAATCGCCCACAGTACCAACAAAGCTACAACAAACAGGCTCACGAGAAGGCATTTCGTAACAG ACAAACCAGGATGAACTGTTCACCTGGGCCTCACCTACCTGGACGGGCGTCACCTGGAAATACTGTAACAAGTGTG CTGTCTCCATCCTTCACTCCCACTTCTGTGATCAAAAAAATGTACGAGTCAAAAGAGAAAAGTCGAGATGATCCTGGGAGTAGACCAGGAAGTAAAGAGGAGACCATGAGCTTTCAAAACTCACAGGAGG ATGGGCCTCCATCACCCAGTTCCTTTCTGGAAGATGTGGACATAAGTGGTCCTCAGACTGGTGGGGTAAAGGCATGCTCCACCCCCGTTCCTACTCTGAATCGTCATAGTAAAGACCCAGATCGACCCAGGCCTACATCAACAACTGGCCACCACACTCCCACCATGATGTCATCAGGGCCCCCTTCTCCTTTCCCCAGGCCCCAGATGTATCCAGTTCCTCTGCTTCCCCATGTCCCTTTGGTCAGACCTCCACCCCAGATTCATCCAAGTGTGATGCAGAAGATGCTGGCTCAGGGCATTCAGCCTCAACCGCTCGGACCCACATTATTACAGACAG GGATTTTCCCTCAGGCTGTAGACCTGTCTCAGCTTCAGGGTTTGCCCCCAGCCCTCTTGGGGCAGCCTCTGTATCCCCTTGGTACTGCAGGGTATCCACTCATGGCCCCTAGAACTGCAGGAACACACATGCAGTTAGCAGTCATGCAGCAACAGCTTCAACAGCAACAGAGACCAA ATCTGCCAGTGGCTCCATCAGGAGGCCCCCAGTCACAGAGCCATGGTCCCCATCGGACAAACCATTCACAGCGAAGAGGTGGTAGCCCTCCTCTGGGTCTGGccaagtggtttggttctgatgtGCTGCAACAGCCCCTCCCTTCCATGCCGTCTACTAAAGTAATCAGTGTTGACGAGCTCGAGTTCCACCAGTGA
- the eif4enif1 gene encoding eukaryotic translation initiation factor 4E transporter isoform X5, with product MEKDENGENIVQMVKDSLVTSAYRYTKEELMEIKELPISNERPECLSEKYDSDGVWDPEKWHASLYPSSENGCPTEGYKKDYAEDRVPLKRRIADPRERLKDDDLEVVLSPQRRSFGGGCQVAPPALPRRPISPLENKENESLRLGGARRIGSGRIIASRVFERDARVDKERERDREREFKDKRFRRDFGDKRVFSERRRNDSYAEEEPEWFSGGPTSQSETIELIGFDDKILEDDKRRTKRSKKKPETVKEVECNGGLSVDPEVVQQSGADQEVPHAEVLPEQTHGEFDFDEFFNLEKTMPGLASQQSVDPALVPLSEAQVPASQQKNIFQELLVASHGPVPASMPGLVHHRTSPPLFPQRQDFFPGMPPATGFPAGPQNVLDQISDLHRARNTPQMRGLPMGVDQANLEALFQQELAVLNRPQYQQSYNKQAHEKAFRNRQTRMNCSPGPHLPGRASPGNTVTSVLSPSFTPTSVIKKMYESKEKSRDDPGSRPGSKEETMSFQNSQEDGPPSPSSFLEDVDISGPQTGGVKACSTPVPTLNRHSKDPDRPRPTSTTGHHTPTMMSSGPPSPFPRPQMYPVPLLPHVPLVRPPPQIHPSVMQKMLAQGIQPQPLGPTLLQTGIFPQAVDLSQLQGLPPALLGQPLYPLGTAGYPLMAPRTAGTHMQLAVMQQQLQQQQRPNLPVAPSGGPQSQSHGPHRTNHSQRRGGSPPLGLAKWFGSDVLQQPLPSMPSTKVISVDELEFHQ from the exons ATGGAGAAGGATGAAAATGGTGAAAACATAGTGCAAATGGTGAAGGACTCACTAGTAACCTCCGCCTATAGATATACCAAG GAAGAGCTTATGGAAATCAAAGAATTGCCCATTTCCAATGAGAGGCCAGAGTGTCTATCAGAGAAATATGACAG TGATGGGGTCTGGGACCCTGAAAAATGGCATGCCTCACTATATCCATCTTCGGAAAACGGCTGTCCAACAGAAGGATACAAGAAAGATTATGCAGAGGACAGAGTTCCGCTTAAACGCAGAATTGCAG ATCCTCGGGAACGTCTAAAAGATGATGACCTTGAGGTGGTTCTTAGTCCACAACGACGTAGTTTTGGTGGAGGTTGTCAAGTGGCACCCCCTGCCCTTCCTCGCCGCCCCATCAGCCCTCTTGAGAACAAAGAGAACGAGTCACTCCGTTTAGGGGGAGCTCGACGCATAGGGAGTGGCCGTATCATTGCATCACGTGTATTTGAGAGGGACGCACGAGTTGACAAGGAGAGGGAGCGAGACCGAGAACGTGAATTTAAGGACAAGAGATTTAGG CGAGACTTTGGAGACAAAAGAGTGTTCAGTGAGAGAAGAAGAAATGACTCTTATGCTGAAGAGGAGCCAGAGTGGTTCTCTGGTGGGCCCACTAGTCAGTCAGAGACCATTGAGCTCATTGGCTTTGATGACAAGATATTGGAGGACGACAAGCGGAGGACCAAGCGTTCTAAGAAGAAGCCAGAGACTGTTAAAGAAG TTGAATGTAATGGTGGGCTCTCTGTGGACCCTGAAGTAGTTCAACAGTCAGGAGCTGACCAAGAGGTTCCACATGCTGAGGTTCTTCCAGAGCAAACCCATGGAGAATTTGACTTCGATGAGTTCTTCAATCTTGAAAAAACCATGCCTGGCCTGGCTTCG CAGCAGTCAGTGGATCCTGCTCTTGTGCCCTTATCAGAGGCACAGGTACCTGCCTCTCAGCAGAAAAACATCTTTCAG GAATTATTGGTTGCCTCTCATGGCCCTGTTCCTGCCTCTATGCCTGGCCTCGTACACCACCGCACTTCACCCCCACTCTTCCCACAGAGACAGGACTTTTTTCCAGGCATGCCACCTGCAACAG GGTTCCCTGCTGGCCCACAAAATGTGTTGGATCAAATTTCAGACTTGCATCGGGCCAGGAATACACCACAG ATGAGAGGTTTGCCAATGGGAGTGGACCAGGCCAATCTGGAAGCATTGTTTCAGCAGGAACTGGCAGTTCTTAATCGCCCACAGTACCAACAAAGCTACAACAAACAGGCTCACGAGAAGGCATTTCGTAACAG ACAAACCAGGATGAACTGTTCACCTGGGCCTCACCTACCTGGACGGGCGTCACCTGGAAATACTGTAACAAGTGTG CTGTCTCCATCCTTCACTCCCACTTCTGTGATCAAAAAAATGTACGAGTCAAAAGAGAAAAGTCGAGATGATCCTGGGAGTAGACCAGGAAGTAAAGAGGAGACCATGAGCTTTCAAAACTCACAGGAGG ATGGGCCTCCATCACCCAGTTCCTTTCTGGAAGATGTGGACATAAGTGGTCCTCAGACTGGTGGGGTAAAGGCATGCTCCACCCCCGTTCCTACTCTGAATCGTCATAGTAAAGACCCAGATCGACCCAGGCCTACATCAACAACTGGCCACCACACTCCCACCATGATGTCATCAGGGCCCCCTTCTCCTTTCCCCAGGCCCCAGATGTATCCAGTTCCTCTGCTTCCCCATGTCCCTTTGGTCAGACCTCCACCCCAGATTCATCCAAGTGTGATGCAGAAGATGCTGGCTCAGGGCATTCAGCCTCAACCGCTCGGACCCACATTATTACAGACAG GGATTTTCCCTCAGGCTGTAGACCTGTCTCAGCTTCAGGGTTTGCCCCCAGCCCTCTTGGGGCAGCCTCTGTATCCCCTTGGTACTGCAGGGTATCCACTCATGGCCCCTAGAACTGCAGGAACACACATGCAGTTAGCAGTCATGCAGCAACAGCTTCAACAGCAACAGAGACCAA ATCTGCCAGTGGCTCCATCAGGAGGCCCCCAGTCACAGAGCCATGGTCCCCATCGGACAAACCATTCACAGCGAAGAGGTGGTAGCCCTCCTCTGGGTCTGGccaagtggtttggttctgatgtGCTGCAACAGCCCCTCCCTTCCATGCCGTCTACTAAAGTAATCAGTGTTGACGAGCTCGAGTTCCACCAGTGA
- the eif4enif1 gene encoding eukaryotic translation initiation factor 4E transporter isoform X1 produces the protein MEKDENGENIVQMVKDSLVTSAYRYTKEELMEIKELPISNERPECLSEKYDSDGVWDPEKWHASLYPSSENGCPTEGYKKDYAEDRVPLKRRIADPRERLKDDDLEVVLSPQRRSFGGGCQVAPPALPRRPISPLENKENESLRLGGARRIGSGRIIASRVFERDARVDKERERDREREFKDKRFRRDFGDKRVFSERRRNDSYAEEEPEWFSGGPTSQSETIELIGFDDKILEDDKRRTKRSKKKPETVKEVECNGGLSVDPEVVQQSGADQEVPHAEVLPEQTHGEFDFDEFFNLEKTMPGLASMIEDVLADGPVMASRFSRWFSSNRSPSGSRSSSLRSTPHEELERLAGLEPHTGSLNQGTSLYFTPISSVERKEKVDILELLHKANIDLKPLLSTLNVNKAHLKESTNSGVVLSLEEVEVGLKGLKVQPEPAPSLPQKQPTGGGGTPFMVEHLEKALTEGSGAASRPRDPDMSAFNKLVSSMKASGTLPTHPKASGSNQQSVDPALVPLSEAQVPASQQKNIFQELLVASHGPVPASMPGLVHHRTSPPLFPQRQDFFPGMPPATGFPAGPQNVLDQISDLHRARNTPQMRGLPMGVDQANLEALFQQELAVLNRPQYQQSYNKQAHEKAFRNRQTRMNCSPGPHLPGRASPGNTVTSVLSPSFTPTSVIKKMYESKEKSRDDPGSRPGSKEETMSFQNSQEDGPPSPSSFLEDVDISGPQTGGVKACSTPVPTLNRHSKDPDRPRPTSTTGHHTPTMMSSGPPSPFPRPQMYPVPLLPHVPLVRPPPQIHPSVMQKMLAQGIQPQPLGPTLLQTGIFPQAVDLSQLQGLPPALLGQPLYPLGTAGYPLMAPRTAGTHMQLAVMQQQLQQQQRPNLPVAPSGGPQSQSHGPHRTNHSQRRGGSPPLGLAKWFGSDVLQQPLPSMPSTKVISVDELEFHQ, from the exons ATGGAGAAGGATGAAAATGGTGAAAACATAGTGCAAATGGTGAAGGACTCACTAGTAACCTCCGCCTATAGATATACCAAG GAAGAGCTTATGGAAATCAAAGAATTGCCCATTTCCAATGAGAGGCCAGAGTGTCTATCAGAGAAATATGACAG TGATGGGGTCTGGGACCCTGAAAAATGGCATGCCTCACTATATCCATCTTCGGAAAACGGCTGTCCAACAGAAGGATACAAGAAAGATTATGCAGAGGACAGAGTTCCGCTTAAACGCAGAATTGCAG ATCCTCGGGAACGTCTAAAAGATGATGACCTTGAGGTGGTTCTTAGTCCACAACGACGTAGTTTTGGTGGAGGTTGTCAAGTGGCACCCCCTGCCCTTCCTCGCCGCCCCATCAGCCCTCTTGAGAACAAAGAGAACGAGTCACTCCGTTTAGGGGGAGCTCGACGCATAGGGAGTGGCCGTATCATTGCATCACGTGTATTTGAGAGGGACGCACGAGTTGACAAGGAGAGGGAGCGAGACCGAGAACGTGAATTTAAGGACAAGAGATTTAGG CGAGACTTTGGAGACAAAAGAGTGTTCAGTGAGAGAAGAAGAAATGACTCTTATGCTGAAGAGGAGCCAGAGTGGTTCTCTGGTGGGCCCACTAGTCAGTCAGAGACCATTGAGCTCATTGGCTTTGATGACAAGATATTGGAGGACGACAAGCGGAGGACCAAGCGTTCTAAGAAGAAGCCAGAGACTGTTAAAGAAG TTGAATGTAATGGTGGGCTCTCTGTGGACCCTGAAGTAGTTCAACAGTCAGGAGCTGACCAAGAGGTTCCACATGCTGAGGTTCTTCCAGAGCAAACCCATGGAGAATTTGACTTCGATGAGTTCTTCAATCTTGAAAAAACCATGCCTGGCCTGGCTTCG ATGATTGAAGATGTTCTTGCTGATGGTCCGGTCATGGCCAGTCGTTTTAGCCGCTGGTTCTCCAGTAACAGAAGTCCCTCTGGCAGCCGCTCCAGCAGTCTACGTTCCACACCGCATGAGGAGTTGGAGAGATTAGCTG GTCTGGAACCTCATACTGGATCTCTAAATCAGGGTACGTCTTTGTACTTCACCCCCATCTCTTCAGTTGAACGCAAAGAGAAGGTGGATATTCTGGAGCTGCTGCATAAAGCCAACATTGACCTGAAACCGTTATTGTCCACTTTGAATGTCAACAAGGCTCACCTAAAGGAGAGCA CAAACTCGGGGGTGGTGCTGTCTTTGGAGGAAGTGGAGGTGGGTCTGAAGGGACTGAAGGTGCAGCCTGAACCAGCGCCATCATTACCTCAAAAACAGCCCACTGGAGGTGGGGGAACTCCCTTCATGGTGGAGCATCTGGAAAAGGCTCTGACAGAAGGATCTGGGGCTGCGTCACGGCCGCGAGACCCTGACATGTCTGCATTTAATAAGTTGGTGAGCTCCATGAAGGCAAGTGGAACCCTGCCCACCCACCCCAAAGCCAGCGGGAGTAAT CAGCAGTCAGTGGATCCTGCTCTTGTGCCCTTATCAGAGGCACAGGTACCTGCCTCTCAGCAGAAAAACATCTTTCAG GAATTATTGGTTGCCTCTCATGGCCCTGTTCCTGCCTCTATGCCTGGCCTCGTACACCACCGCACTTCACCCCCACTCTTCCCACAGAGACAGGACTTTTTTCCAGGCATGCCACCTGCAACAG GGTTCCCTGCTGGCCCACAAAATGTGTTGGATCAAATTTCAGACTTGCATCGGGCCAGGAATACACCACAG ATGAGAGGTTTGCCAATGGGAGTGGACCAGGCCAATCTGGAAGCATTGTTTCAGCAGGAACTGGCAGTTCTTAATCGCCCACAGTACCAACAAAGCTACAACAAACAGGCTCACGAGAAGGCATTTCGTAACAG ACAAACCAGGATGAACTGTTCACCTGGGCCTCACCTACCTGGACGGGCGTCACCTGGAAATACTGTAACAAGTGTG CTGTCTCCATCCTTCACTCCCACTTCTGTGATCAAAAAAATGTACGAGTCAAAAGAGAAAAGTCGAGATGATCCTGGGAGTAGACCAGGAAGTAAAGAGGAGACCATGAGCTTTCAAAACTCACAGGAGG ATGGGCCTCCATCACCCAGTTCCTTTCTGGAAGATGTGGACATAAGTGGTCCTCAGACTGGTGGGGTAAAGGCATGCTCCACCCCCGTTCCTACTCTGAATCGTCATAGTAAAGACCCAGATCGACCCAGGCCTACATCAACAACTGGCCACCACACTCCCACCATGATGTCATCAGGGCCCCCTTCTCCTTTCCCCAGGCCCCAGATGTATCCAGTTCCTCTGCTTCCCCATGTCCCTTTGGTCAGACCTCCACCCCAGATTCATCCAAGTGTGATGCAGAAGATGCTGGCTCAGGGCATTCAGCCTCAACCGCTCGGACCCACATTATTACAGACAG GGATTTTCCCTCAGGCTGTAGACCTGTCTCAGCTTCAGGGTTTGCCCCCAGCCCTCTTGGGGCAGCCTCTGTATCCCCTTGGTACTGCAGGGTATCCACTCATGGCCCCTAGAACTGCAGGAACACACATGCAGTTAGCAGTCATGCAGCAACAGCTTCAACAGCAACAGAGACCAA ATCTGCCAGTGGCTCCATCAGGAGGCCCCCAGTCACAGAGCCATGGTCCCCATCGGACAAACCATTCACAGCGAAGAGGTGGTAGCCCTCCTCTGGGTCTGGccaagtggtttggttctgatgtGCTGCAACAGCCCCTCCCTTCCATGCCGTCTACTAAAGTAATCAGTGTTGACGAGCTCGAGTTCCACCAGTGA
- the eif4enif1 gene encoding eukaryotic translation initiation factor 4E transporter isoform X4, producing the protein MEKDENGENIVQMVKDSLVTSAYRYTKEELMEIKELPISNERPECLSEKYDSDGVWDPEKWHASLYPSSENGCPTEGYKKDYAEDRVPLKRRIADPRERLKDDDLEVVLSPQRRSFGGGCQVAPPALPRRPISPLENKENESLRLGGARRIGSGRIIASRVFERDARVDKERERDREREFKDKRFRRDFGDKRVFSERRRNDSYAEEEPEWFSGGPTSQSETIELIGFDDKILEDDKRRTKRSKKKPETVKEVECNGGLSVDPEVVQQSGADQEVPHAEVLPEQTHGEFDFDEFFNLEKTMPGLASMIEDVLADGPVMASRFSRWFSSNRSPSGSRSSSLRSTPHEELERLAVERKEKVDILELLHKANIDLKPLLSTLNVNKAHLKESTNSGVVLSLEEVEVGLKGLKVQPEPAPSLPQKQPTGGGGTPFMVEHLEKALTEGSGAASRPRDPDMSAFNKLVSSMKASGTLPTHPKASGSNQQSVDPALVPLSEAQVPASQQKNIFQELLVASHGPVPASMPGLVHHRTSPPLFPQRQDFFPGMPPATGFPAGPQNVLDQISDLHRARNTPQMRGLPMGVDQANLEALFQQELAVLNRPQYQQSYNKQAHEKAFRNRQTRMNCSPGPHLPGRASPGNTVTSVLSPSFTPTSVIKKMYESKEKSRDDPGSRPGSKEETMSFQNSQEDGPPSPSSFLEDVDISGPQTGGVKACSTPVPTLNRHSKDPDRPRPTSTTGHHTPTMMSSGPPSPFPRPQMYPVPLLPHVPLVRPPPQIHPSVMQKMLAQGIQPQPLGPTLLQTGIFPQAVDLSQLQGLPPALLGQPLYPLGTAGYPLMAPRTAGTHMQLAVMQQQLQQQQRPNLPVAPSGGPQSQSHGPHRTNHSQRRGGSPPLGLAKWFGSDVLQQPLPSMPSTKVISVDELEFHQ; encoded by the exons ATGGAGAAGGATGAAAATGGTGAAAACATAGTGCAAATGGTGAAGGACTCACTAGTAACCTCCGCCTATAGATATACCAAG GAAGAGCTTATGGAAATCAAAGAATTGCCCATTTCCAATGAGAGGCCAGAGTGTCTATCAGAGAAATATGACAG TGATGGGGTCTGGGACCCTGAAAAATGGCATGCCTCACTATATCCATCTTCGGAAAACGGCTGTCCAACAGAAGGATACAAGAAAGATTATGCAGAGGACAGAGTTCCGCTTAAACGCAGAATTGCAG ATCCTCGGGAACGTCTAAAAGATGATGACCTTGAGGTGGTTCTTAGTCCACAACGACGTAGTTTTGGTGGAGGTTGTCAAGTGGCACCCCCTGCCCTTCCTCGCCGCCCCATCAGCCCTCTTGAGAACAAAGAGAACGAGTCACTCCGTTTAGGGGGAGCTCGACGCATAGGGAGTGGCCGTATCATTGCATCACGTGTATTTGAGAGGGACGCACGAGTTGACAAGGAGAGGGAGCGAGACCGAGAACGTGAATTTAAGGACAAGAGATTTAGG CGAGACTTTGGAGACAAAAGAGTGTTCAGTGAGAGAAGAAGAAATGACTCTTATGCTGAAGAGGAGCCAGAGTGGTTCTCTGGTGGGCCCACTAGTCAGTCAGAGACCATTGAGCTCATTGGCTTTGATGACAAGATATTGGAGGACGACAAGCGGAGGACCAAGCGTTCTAAGAAGAAGCCAGAGACTGTTAAAGAAG TTGAATGTAATGGTGGGCTCTCTGTGGACCCTGAAGTAGTTCAACAGTCAGGAGCTGACCAAGAGGTTCCACATGCTGAGGTTCTTCCAGAGCAAACCCATGGAGAATTTGACTTCGATGAGTTCTTCAATCTTGAAAAAACCATGCCTGGCCTGGCTTCG ATGATTGAAGATGTTCTTGCTGATGGTCCGGTCATGGCCAGTCGTTTTAGCCGCTGGTTCTCCAGTAACAGAAGTCCCTCTGGCAGCCGCTCCAGCAGTCTACGTTCCACACCGCATGAGGAGTTGGAGAGATTAGCTG TTGAACGCAAAGAGAAGGTGGATATTCTGGAGCTGCTGCATAAAGCCAACATTGACCTGAAACCGTTATTGTCCACTTTGAATGTCAACAAGGCTCACCTAAAGGAGAGCA CAAACTCGGGGGTGGTGCTGTCTTTGGAGGAAGTGGAGGTGGGTCTGAAGGGACTGAAGGTGCAGCCTGAACCAGCGCCATCATTACCTCAAAAACAGCCCACTGGAGGTGGGGGAACTCCCTTCATGGTGGAGCATCTGGAAAAGGCTCTGACAGAAGGATCTGGGGCTGCGTCACGGCCGCGAGACCCTGACATGTCTGCATTTAATAAGTTGGTGAGCTCCATGAAGGCAAGTGGAACCCTGCCCACCCACCCCAAAGCCAGCGGGAGTAAT CAGCAGTCAGTGGATCCTGCTCTTGTGCCCTTATCAGAGGCACAGGTACCTGCCTCTCAGCAGAAAAACATCTTTCAG GAATTATTGGTTGCCTCTCATGGCCCTGTTCCTGCCTCTATGCCTGGCCTCGTACACCACCGCACTTCACCCCCACTCTTCCCACAGAGACAGGACTTTTTTCCAGGCATGCCACCTGCAACAG GGTTCCCTGCTGGCCCACAAAATGTGTTGGATCAAATTTCAGACTTGCATCGGGCCAGGAATACACCACAG ATGAGAGGTTTGCCAATGGGAGTGGACCAGGCCAATCTGGAAGCATTGTTTCAGCAGGAACTGGCAGTTCTTAATCGCCCACAGTACCAACAAAGCTACAACAAACAGGCTCACGAGAAGGCATTTCGTAACAG ACAAACCAGGATGAACTGTTCACCTGGGCCTCACCTACCTGGACGGGCGTCACCTGGAAATACTGTAACAAGTGTG CTGTCTCCATCCTTCACTCCCACTTCTGTGATCAAAAAAATGTACGAGTCAAAAGAGAAAAGTCGAGATGATCCTGGGAGTAGACCAGGAAGTAAAGAGGAGACCATGAGCTTTCAAAACTCACAGGAGG ATGGGCCTCCATCACCCAGTTCCTTTCTGGAAGATGTGGACATAAGTGGTCCTCAGACTGGTGGGGTAAAGGCATGCTCCACCCCCGTTCCTACTCTGAATCGTCATAGTAAAGACCCAGATCGACCCAGGCCTACATCAACAACTGGCCACCACACTCCCACCATGATGTCATCAGGGCCCCCTTCTCCTTTCCCCAGGCCCCAGATGTATCCAGTTCCTCTGCTTCCCCATGTCCCTTTGGTCAGACCTCCACCCCAGATTCATCCAAGTGTGATGCAGAAGATGCTGGCTCAGGGCATTCAGCCTCAACCGCTCGGACCCACATTATTACAGACAG GGATTTTCCCTCAGGCTGTAGACCTGTCTCAGCTTCAGGGTTTGCCCCCAGCCCTCTTGGGGCAGCCTCTGTATCCCCTTGGTACTGCAGGGTATCCACTCATGGCCCCTAGAACTGCAGGAACACACATGCAGTTAGCAGTCATGCAGCAACAGCTTCAACAGCAACAGAGACCAA ATCTGCCAGTGGCTCCATCAGGAGGCCCCCAGTCACAGAGCCATGGTCCCCATCGGACAAACCATTCACAGCGAAGAGGTGGTAGCCCTCCTCTGGGTCTGGccaagtggtttggttctgatgtGCTGCAACAGCCCCTCCCTTCCATGCCGTCTACTAAAGTAATCAGTGTTGACGAGCTCGAGTTCCACCAGTGA